agctaatattcactttcatatattttgttcgGAAGCTTCTTGACAATGATTTGagctaatattcactttcatatattttgcttggaagccttatttaatataaattttcaaAAGGTCATTTTGttcaaaagaaaattatttttcatactctcaacgttttacttgaaaaaaaatatatattgagaggattttttatttactctactgagcttcatttcataaatcataagagagtgcattaGATTATAAATGTGTACATTTTTGCTTATTTGAAAAGCACTTCTTTGTacgaaaatttatttttcattttattgtaTTCCCGGCGTATGATCATCAGAAGAGGAGGCACCATTCTGTAAGGTGTGGGTTTTTGCACCGCCTGTAAAGTGTGgcaccggattggttcagactcggttaggagaactaggagcaccatcctataaggtgtagttgtaaaggttgggctCAGCCCTATAATGtgagttggggtattcctcgcccagtaaggaaATTATGTTGTACttggtgacgctccacccgttaagcgagcacttagtgaaatcctcttacttgttagcttgagatGGGAACGTAGGCAAgattggtcgaaccctgataacaaatattgtgtttgCTCTGTCTCTCTCaccttatctcatttactttctacacttaaattttcatatgtgtatgctGATGCACACATtgattttaaatgagatatgctccaCGTGTATGTCTGTTTCCATTGCTTAAATTATTCTACATATACACATGTACTTTGAATGAGATATAATTTGTGGTGAATCaacgaaatgtttaaattagcaaaaaaattttaaaaaccaattcacgccctcttggaatcacaccaatttcaatagaatgtcaccccatcttccaccacCCTATCTTCTATCACTTCAATTTTTCCACTCTAATAAATGTCATGTTAtccatattgccctataaaagggcaccctaccCCTCTTATTTGGGACACATATCTTTGCCTGCTTGTATAAACATTGCATGCTTGAATACTCACTTGCATACTTGAAGTAAGTAGTGTAATGATcagaagaataatggtatttaaataataaagagggaggaaaatagaaatagaaatagaaggaggcagcagatttcgttgacgaacgcctcgcgttcgtcgacgacattgcattttaggagtaataactgaggaatttaatcaaggactcatcaatgaatacaggggattcatcgacgaggataacatagggtctcgtcaacgagggtatgtttcgtcgacgagaagataccgagaggatatttcaagtgactctgaatttcatcgacgaaggagcgagctcgtcgatgaatttcctattgactttgtcgacgaggtgacgtgactcgtcgacgaaactacTAGTATAAATTTTGTGAAACTCGGGTTGAAACacagaaaatggggaaaaatcacacacacactctctctctctctctctctctcctctacggtttctctctcctctctcttcgatttttggCTCAGTCATTCACCGGattgacgatttgaggccaccatgacactcttgaggaagttctctccaaatctaccggagcggatcgttggtggaagtgagttgaaattcattcctgagttgaggtaagacatttaatgccaaatttggtctttccacagttgaaggaaatgatgtactcgaataaatactgacgTTTAGTTCTGGGAGTCATCTTTTTCAGGGTATTGCTCAGGGTTTCCTATGGGTGTAAGAacagtattatagaggggctttttagttgccaggtaaggggataaattaaagcagttattttctattgaaattactattatttaatagtagaataattttcaaaaagcatgtgattatatatgagtataattgagaaaatgtaggtttgggaaaatactgcaattgtacagaaaatgtgattttagaacaaaatatatggtttcattcaatttgtgtggcatgaatattatttaatatatatatatgataccatgttaagttagatttacaaaataaaacatgtttacaaatattttcaggaataacatgataaacacagtaaattatgatttcagaatatatgatatggtCAGTGTAAGACCGCAATTActcatgttattcggcgcaaggccgcatttattcatgttttcggcgcgaggccataatTATTATGATAATGTaggattcagaaaatgctattatttgatttacgataaatagtatatgtttatgtactatatattatcagaacccagatgttagtttagtttagttttaggagcacggtaccgtaacttatagatcagatatctatgttcagattggtgctaaccaacccacgagggggtgggagatggatagtctatgtgactttcagtgtagagttgtagacgtccacctgatagTTTGGATCAGGGTGTTGCGGGCCAATCATACTTATAGTCATTTTTGACTCTgcaatggttggccagccattgtcgggtctagCGTTTAGgatgcataacccgtcatggggtaatacatgacatcaactagctatacatcctgggtagtttttagtattatagatgatatcagataatacatgattagtatgattacttggaagtatgaaattatatgtttatctaaccatattacgatttatattttatggtatgtgaaatgtacggtatatgtattacaacattacatattcatgttgctacatagctgattttaatttatctactcttactgagaggtgtctcatcctaagtttaaattatttcaggaaactcGGATAggccggcgggtcagggccgccgctgagtgagttgaacttccctgctagaagggtaagttttgatataggattaggagattttgttATAAGATCCTAGATACATTttaatgttttggagattgtatataaatatagtatctttgggaatatagtagactttggtattatgtaatttatggttgatgaatatgatttacatttactgctgcctatgtttcgctgtgtatgacaggtgtccccgctttccatgagttcgggttgactattttatttattatgttttattatatgattagttaagcaggtcgttacaagtagGGTGtatagaaagaagaagagagattAAGAGAAGATAGAGATATCTTGTATAAGACCGGCTCCGATGTTTTGTATAAGACCGGTTCTATATCATATTGTAATTTATCTCGCGATAGTAAAATTTTGATCCCATTCGCCCATAGAGTAGGCCTAGCAGAACCATGCAAATTTTTATCTCATTTCTATTTATTTGTTTTcctatttatttttctacatattttatatcaatatatatattttaaagttaaATGCAAACAATTAAGGTCTGGTTCAACGAAGCACAGCTATTAAAATGACGTCGTTATTTATTGGTTATTTAATTTGGACGGCTTGCCGTATCCCAAACGACGTCGTTCTAGCTAGTCAAAAAGTCATTTATGAACGCCGTACAACCCCGAAGAGATTAGCAGCCGTCTCTGACCTTTCCTTCCTACCAGCATGACGAAACCAGGAATTTGGCCAGACTGAGCAACGCCAATTCTCCTCCTCCGTGTCTCCACAAGCAGAGATTGTCTAACGAGAGAAGAGAGATTGCAGAGAAATCAATAATGGGGCTCTTCAGCTACACCTTGGCCGGAGGAGGGTTCGTGCTCATCGGAGCCTGGGAAGCCTTCATGTGCGCCTCGAAAACACTTTCATCATCGCCTTCTTCCCCTTCTTCACCCCTCAATCATATCAATGCAACACCACCGCCGTCGTCCGCTAGAACCGTAAAGAAGCCGCTGTCCTCGTCTGTAAGCTTAATCGCCGTAGCccttttatcttttttcttcatCTTGAACTCTCTGGTCTCATTAATCGACGCTTTCAACTCGAGCGATCGAGTTGGGTCTGTTCTCCAATTAGGGCTAATCTCAGTTGCTTCGCTGTTTCTTTTCTACGCTATTCTAGGTCTCTTGATAAACCTCACGGATTCGTTTATTTTACCCACTTCAATTCTTACCTTGATCTGTCTCTTTGCTTTCGTAGAAGAGTTTTTATTGTTTTACCTTCAAAGGAAGGACCCAAGTGGAATTGAGAATCGATATTTTGATCTCCTGCTTGTGCCCATCATGGTTTGTGTTTGCTCTAGCATTCTGGAACTGAAATTACCTAAATCTAATTTTCCGAGATTAGCGCGCGGGGTTGGTTTAATTTCGCAAGGAACGTGGTTTATGCAAATGGGTATTTCCTTTTTTACTGATTTGATGGTTCATGGATGTTCTTTGCACGAAAAGAGTAGAGGGAATTACACGATAAGGTGTAAGGGTCATCCGGAGTATCATCGAGGAAGGGCTATCGCAACGCTTCAGTTTAATTGCCATCTTGCTTTTCTCGTGGCTTTAATTGTGGGCGTGTACTCGATCATCGGTCGTAAAGATGGGGGCCGTATTGAATTCATGCAGTATAGGCCCCTCGGGGCAGAAATGCAACAGATGGATCATCAGTCTCAGTTTACTTTGGATTCTGATGATGATGAAATTAGAGAAGAAGCAAGTGTGGTGAAGCAGAAGGAAGCTGTAATAGTTTCTGAAGTGGTGGTGAACGGTTATGGCTCTCATCAATGAGGTATTTTCTAGGTTTTCCTTGATGAATGTGCATTCAATCAATTCTTTTATTATGTGGTTATTACAGAGGAACCTGAGTCACTTTGTAGAAATGAAATGATATAAGTTCTTTGCTAGTTTTTGGTAGGTCAAAATAATGTTATCTAATGTGTAGAGCAGTTTGTTTTATCGTGCTTCTTTTGACTTGGCATATGCCGTATTGTGTACAACTTTTCAAGATAGGTGGTGATATACTGTGGTTGATTGTGAATCATGTGTCTCAACAAGGTTAGATTTCTTTTGGCCTTATTACCTGAAGTATTGAAGGTCAACATGGACTTCTAGTTTAAGCAATGGGTCGAATGCAGCTAAATTAGGTTATGCATGGGGTGTTTACATGCCCCATGTAAAATCTATAAGTGCATTTGTTTTACATAAAGCTGCTTTGTTGGAAAAACCAATATTTGGTAATGATATATCGAGATACCACTTAATCACTTGTAATGAAATCTTTTATTCAAATGATAAATTACTGCTAATTGAATTTAACAAAAAATGATATACGAGTAAATGATACCACAGTCAAAAGGGGTTTTCTTCATATTTTATGTGAAGTACCGTACATTGATTCAACTTCCATGGGCATCCTAGTGCCGCCTTGCCCCCAAAATATTCTTGTGGCTTTCAGTGAGATACTCTTAGAGTCTCAGTTGATTAGTTTCCTATAATTCAGCAAGATTGTTAGAATCGGGATCATACATAGGATTGTTGGGAGGGTTTGTAGGATTGGATCATGGATCGTAAGATTCTACttacaatgtaaaataaattgaaatttaatatatttggaAATTTAtgacaactctcaataaaataatcCTCAAAACTTTGTAGTAATCTTAAGAAATTCAAACAAATTTCAGGAATGTAGCTAGCTTGCTAGCTAGCACCTAGCTGATTTTTCCTTAATCAATTTTGAACCTAAAAAAAAAGCCTAAATAGCCTGAACTACAAAGTGCTCTACAAAGGGCGGACTGTTGCtagcttatttatttaataattatgattaaaaagaaaagcaaaaagaatgaagaga
This Malania oleifera isolate guangnan ecotype guangnan chromosome 11, ASM2987363v1, whole genome shotgun sequence DNA region includes the following protein-coding sequences:
- the LOC131168225 gene encoding uncharacterized protein LOC131168225, whose amino-acid sequence is MGLFSYTLAGGGFVLIGAWEAFMCASKTLSSSPSSPSSPLNHINATPPPSSARTVKKPLSSSVSLIAVALLSFFFILNSLVSLIDAFNSSDRVGSVLQLGLISVASLFLFYAILGLLINLTDSFILPTSILTLICLFAFVEEFLLFYLQRKDPSGIENRYFDLLLVPIMVCVCSSILELKLPKSNFPRLARGVGLISQGTWFMQMGISFFTDLMVHGCSLHEKSRGNYTIRCKGHPEYHRGRAIATLQFNCHLAFLVALIVGVYSIIGRKDGGRIEFMQYRPLGAEMQQMDHQSQFTLDSDDDEIREEASVVKQKEAVIVSEVVVNGYGSHQ